One window of the Colletotrichum destructivum chromosome 4, complete sequence genome contains the following:
- a CDS encoding Putative ribonuclease HII/HIII, ribonuclease H-like superfamily encodes MDDSQTAEEIALETPVSDVFIPPSINEKAILSGASYTYFSPVPPALLPPPSSPTTSQTAVSGTPVCLGVDEAGRGPVLGPMVYGVFYLPIPLSDPLLRETHHFDDSKVLTPAVRSQLMTALCTAGSDLAESCGFAISALSARDISSGMMRPGANYNLNAQAMDATVELIKGVFAQGVNVQEIYVDTVGQPAAYQAKLQRFFPATKITVEKKADSLYPCVSAASVCAKVSRDAALEVLYKARAPESAEEGMAWGSGYPSDGRCVSWMRSNMHPVFGWGPECRFSWGTAKDMLEGKGALKVDWPVEDDGDTARMTDFFTSGDREQDGDELGTWFGRPADLEAF; translated from the coding sequence ATGGACGACTCTCAAACAGCTGAGGAGATTGCCCTCGAGACACCGGTTTCTGACGTCTTTATTCCCCCGTCTATAAACGAGAAGGCCATCCTCTCAGGCGCCTCCTACACATACTTCTCCCCGGTTCCTCCGGCACTCCTTCCGCCACCCTCTTCACCAACAACCTCACAAACAGCGGTATCCGGAACCCCGGTCtgcctcggcgtcgatgaggccGGCCGCGGGCCCGTTCTGGGGCCGATGGTCTACGGCGTCTTCTACCTCCCCATTCCCCTCTCCGACCCCCTGCTCCGCGAAACCCACCATTTCGACGACTCCAAGGTGCTCACGCCAGCGGTCCGGTCCCAGCTGATGACCGCCCTCTGCACCGCCGGCTCGGACCTGGCCGAGTCTTGCGGGTTCGCCATCTCAGCGCTGAGCGCCCGCGACATCTCGTCCGGCATGATGCGCCCCGGCGCCAACTACAACCTCAACGCCCAGGCCATGGACGCCACCGTGGAACTGATCAAGGGCGTCTTCGCCCAGGGCGTCAACGTTCAGGAGATCTACGTCGACACCGTCGGCCAACCGGCCGCATATCAGGCCAAGCTCCAACGCTTCTTTCCGGCCACCAAGATCaccgtcgagaagaaggcagaCAGCCTGTACCCCTGTGTGTCCGCCGCGTCCGTCTGCGCCAAGGTCTCTCGCGATGCCGCGCTGGAGGTACTCTACAAGGCACGAGCCCCCGAGTCGGCAGAGGAGGGCATGGCTTGGGGCTCGGGTTACCCGTCGGACGGGAGGTGTGTGTCGTGGATGAGGTCCAACATGCACCCCGTCTTTGGATGGGGCCCCGAGTGTCGCTTCAGCTGGGGCACCGCCAAGGACATGCTGGAGGGGAAGGGCGCCCTCAAGGTGGACTggcccgtcgaggacgacggcgacacgGCGCGCATGACAGACTTTTTCACATCCGGGGATCGCGAACaagacggcgatgagctGGGGACATGGTTCGGGCGGCCGGCTGACCTGGAGGCGTTCTAA